One genomic window of Prochlorococcus marinus str. NATL2A includes the following:
- the ruvB gene encoding Holliday junction branch migration DNA helicase RuvB encodes MAIVSSITNHSSLPNDKGEERLVGPSLLKEELKLSQQDSLRPKSFDDFVGQSELKKVLEISVKASLKRGEALDHLMLYGPPGLGKTTMALVIAEELGVKARVTSAPALERPRDIVGLLINIQPRELIFVDEIHRLNRISQELLYPAMEDRRLDLTVGKGTSSRMRSIEIPPFTLVGATTKPAALSSPMRDRFGITQRLDFYNYLDLENIIKRSAKLINLVISEEASQQLAKRCRGTPRIANRLIRRVRDYAEVYSHSKKIDVEVVNDALDLHRVDQRGLDATDRSYIGLLVNQYQGGPVGLETLAAGLGEDSTTLETVVEPYLMQIGFLHRTSRGRVVTPAAKKHYLLTSPNNIDK; translated from the coding sequence ATGGCAATTGTGTCTTCAATTACTAATCATTCTTCTCTTCCCAATGATAAAGGAGAGGAAAGATTGGTTGGTCCCAGTCTTTTAAAAGAGGAGCTTAAATTATCTCAACAAGATTCACTAAGGCCTAAATCTTTTGATGATTTTGTAGGTCAATCTGAATTAAAAAAAGTTCTTGAGATTTCAGTTAAAGCATCATTAAAAAGAGGAGAAGCACTTGATCATTTAATGCTTTATGGGCCGCCAGGATTGGGAAAAACTACCATGGCTCTTGTTATTGCTGAGGAATTGGGGGTTAAAGCTAGAGTTACAAGTGCTCCTGCTCTTGAACGACCAAGGGATATTGTTGGATTATTGATTAATATTCAACCACGTGAATTGATTTTTGTTGATGAGATTCACAGACTCAATCGCATTTCACAGGAACTTTTGTATCCAGCTATGGAAGATAGAAGGTTAGATTTAACTGTAGGTAAGGGTACTTCTTCTAGAATGCGATCAATCGAAATCCCCCCCTTTACCTTAGTAGGTGCTACAACAAAACCTGCAGCATTAAGCTCCCCTATGCGAGATCGTTTTGGTATAACTCAGCGACTAGATTTTTACAATTATTTGGACCTTGAAAATATAATTAAAAGATCTGCGAAACTTATTAATTTAGTAATTTCAGAGGAAGCATCTCAACAATTAGCCAAAAGATGTCGAGGTACTCCTCGGATTGCAAATAGGCTCATACGAAGAGTTAGAGATTATGCAGAAGTGTATTCTCATTCAAAGAAGATCGATGTTGAAGTTGTGAACGATGCACTTGATCTACATCGTGTGGATCAAAGAGGTCTAGATGCAACAGATAGAAGTTATATAGGCTTGTTAGTAAATCAATATCAAGGAGGCCCAGTAGGGCTTGAGACTTTGGCTGCTGGACTTGGAGAGGATTCAACGACCCTTGAAACTGTAGTTGAGCCTTATCTAATGCAAATTGGTTTTTTACACAGAACTTCTAGGGGAAGGGTTGTTACTCCAGCAGCTAAAAAACATTATTTACTAACTTCCCCAAATAATATAGATAAATGA
- the smpB gene encoding SsrA-binding protein SmpB — MSKKGKKQSKNNSSVDGNRRLAENRQARYEYEILETLETGLELLGTEVKSIRAGKVNLKDGFCLIKKDQIQLHNVHISPHNHAGKFFNHEPLRIKRLLAHRKEIEKLKISLERKGLTIIPLSLYLKGSWIKLKIGVGKGRKIHDKRDREKINDSKRDVANALKRF, encoded by the coding sequence ATGAGCAAAAAAGGAAAGAAACAATCCAAAAACAATTCCTCAGTTGATGGAAATCGTCGCTTAGCAGAAAATCGACAAGCAAGATATGAATATGAAATCCTAGAAACACTTGAAACTGGATTAGAGCTTCTTGGAACAGAAGTTAAATCAATTAGAGCTGGAAAAGTAAATTTAAAAGATGGATTTTGCCTAATCAAAAAAGATCAAATTCAACTTCATAATGTTCATATATCGCCTCATAATCATGCCGGTAAATTTTTCAATCACGAACCTCTGAGAATCAAAAGACTTCTTGCACATCGAAAAGAAATCGAGAAATTAAAAATAAGTTTAGAAAGAAAAGGTTTAACAATAATCCCTTTAAGTCTTTATCTAAAAGGCTCATGGATCAAATTAAAAATAGGAGTCGGTAAAGGAAGGAAGATTCATGACAAAAGAGATCGAGAGAAGATCAATGACTCCAAAAGAGATGTAGCTAATGCTCTAAAACGTTTTTAA